The following DNA comes from Leishmania braziliensis MHOM/BR/75/M2904 complete genome, chromosome 13.
CGCAAACGATGGGTGGAACACGTCGCCCATGTCGGTGCGCACCTTGCAGCGCGGCTCGTAGGTGCGATCATTCCTGCCGTGGCTGTCCATCAAGGCGAGCAGGGAGTAGTTGAAGAGCACCTCGACCGTGTCGTAGCGCTCCACCGTGAGGGGAATGCGTTGCCCATCGGGGAGCACAAAGTCTTCGGTGACACCCGTCTCGACCGCCGATGAGGAcccgccgtcgtcctcgcgGTGGTTGTCCCCCGCCGATTCGCTGAGGGTGTCCTTTCCTCTCGCTGTCGTCGGTGTGGTGGCTAAGCTCGTACTGTCGATGCTGTCCTTGGTTTCTCTGCCGAGTTTCGTGCCTCTGCGGCTGGACGCGCTTGCAGCAGCCGGAGATGTCCCTGCCAGTATCCCGGGTGCGGATGTGAAGAAGTCACCGGCCGccccgcgctgcgcgtgcgggCGGGGCTGGGCATAGCACAAATCCTCCTTGGCTCGGTTCAAcagctcctgctccgtcGCCGTGCCGAGGGCGTAACCCTGCTCGCGAAGTAGTCCGCCTAGGTACCGGGTAAGTGCCGCGCCGGCAACAGGACTCTGTGTGACATGCCGCGCCAGCGCATAGCCTTCGTGAATGGGGACGGCGCGTGTAATATCCTTGCCACTGTCCACCACGAGTCCCGTAGTGAGTCCGTAGGTGTACAGACTCAGCACCTGCGAGACGCCAAGGTAGAGCGAGTGCGCGTGGAAGGTCTCCATCATAATCTCCAGTGTTCGCTCACGCTGTGCGGCAGGAGTGTTGACGGGTTGTGTCAGCAGGAAGCAGTGCGTCTCTGGCGACACGCGCAACTCGTTGAAGAGGAGATGACTCCACAGCTTCTCTACATCACCCCAGTCGTTGATAAAGCCATCGCGGATCGGGTGATGCACGTCTAAGCTGCCCTGCTTCAGCAGGGCCTCCTCACCAACCTCCTGCTCATTCATTCCAGCCGCCATGGCGATGCTGCGGTGACGCGGGTAGCCGACGAGCGTCGGTACGTCAAGACGTGGGCCCTTCTCGCCGCCGAACCCGGCGCGGGAATGGCAGGAGCCGCAGTCAAGCACGACCGTTGCATTTGACACGTTGTAGTCCATCGGGGGAAGTGAAGAGCGAATCAGCACGGGGGGGGGCTATGGAGGACGTGTGCTTGTGCCTGTAAGGAATGGGAGATGAGGGATGCGGGGACCTGCACAGCTCTAGTGCAGAGCGTCGAAGTCGTCGGAGCGATGCTGAGGAAGTCGTGATCGCTCTGAGATATGTGTGGGTGCATgtgaacgagagagagagagagag
Coding sequences within:
- a CDS encoding putative actin-like protein, with the translated sequence MDYNVSNATVVLDCGSCHSRAGFGGEKGPRLDVPTLVGYPRHRSIAMAAGMNEQEVGEEALLKQGSLDVHHPIRDGFINDWGDVEKLWSHLLFNELRVSPETHCFLLTQPVNTPAAQRERTLEIMMETFHAHSLYLGVSQVLSLYTYGLTTGLVVDSGKDITRAVPIHEGYALARHVTQSPVAGAALTRYLGGLLREQGYALGTATEQELLNRAKEDLCYAQPRPHAQRGAAGDFFTSAPGILAGTSPAAASASSRRGTKLGRETKDSIDSTSLATTPTTARGKDTLSESAGDNHREDDGGSSSAVETGVTEDFVLPDGQRIPLTVERYDTVEVLFNYSLLALMDSHGRNDRTYEPRCKVRTDMGDVFHPSFAKGISWLPFAAVNNCEATLRPQLYANMVLAGGSASFPGLKTRLEAEVRQLYRESHPSEAVVPIQVRDMPCRAYSAWLGGSMLSQTTVFQHLVVSRKEYEEEGGRVIHYKSL